A region of the Bradysia coprophila strain Holo2 unplaced genomic scaffold, BU_Bcop_v1 contig_232, whole genome shotgun sequence genome:
GAAATCTTCGTCATTTCGTATTGAGAAGACACAGACTCGATCTAGCAATCCCGTAATTGACTTCTGTTTCCAGAGGAACATCCAATTTTTAACAGTCAAAACTGCGGTCAAGATGGATAGTTCCGctaaaaaaacactttcatcTATGGTTTCGCTTGTCATTGCTCCAATCGCGAATGAAAGGGGAAATAAACAGTAGTAGATGCAACAGAACGACTTCAGTCCGAGTTGAGTAGCAGTGGGTATGTCTTCTCCATGCCAAAGATCGTTACGACGACagaaagaaataatttgatttattactTTATGAACTCGGGTGGAATGCATTTCTTGATCTTATGAACGTTGTGTGTATTCAGTTGTAAACGGGTAAACGGTTGATGTACTATTGAATACGCTCATTCGTTTTCTTTTACTATAATACCAATAATTTCCTTTGATACaggtaaatttgaataaattatacATAATAGGACAACTGCAGGGTGATTTTTAACTGTGCAGCGTCATATTTCGTTTGGTGCAGCGATAACGATTGTAACAGCATTAATATTGAATAGTATGTAacataccaaggatcaaaaTGCTTCACGGAGCTCCGTTCCATCCtcggacgttttcaccacctgggtcgaAAACACACCGTTTTGATCCGAGgtatgtatactatttttcattctggagtaccaaagtcacattccgaacaaaacataacaataGAACTGAACAACACATTGTAGCAGTGCAAAAGCAAGTATAAATGCCGAAAGCAATCTGTATGATGCCTAAAGCAGTCCGCTCCTTATGCATGCATTCTCACAAATGGCGaaatccgtatgaatgccgaaagacatccgtatgaatgcattgtcacaaaacactaaaaaaattatattcgcgTGCATACAACGACTTGACACATCAGGGAAATAATAAacataggatcgaaaatgacataagcgggtatgaaaatttagagaaaagagtaggggagaatgttgctcttttGGCACTAAATTTAGTGAGTGAATTTGACGtttttggtactccaggatgaaatagtacatttcgtacctaggactaaaagtcttttttagcgtgtgagaagtttccagacagagccgaaggcgagagCGAGCGTGATAACGAATATTGTTATACCTTGTGCATTCTAATCATTTATGCAAAGTGTGTCACATTTCCACTGCCGTTACAACGATCGATCGTCAAACGAATCAATATATCCacaatttacaataatttgatttgagattaagtataataaaaaaattaaaagcaaaattgCCCACATGGTTCCCGTTAcattattatcaaaaatatgtATGTTCCGGAACATGCGAATAAATTCCAgatttcctttaaaaaaacgTAATATACGTAAAATGtacgcaagtccttgtgttCTCACTTCCAAAATAGGGCATTCTAGGCCAGAacgcaaacattttttcaaagaaaataattttcgccACGAGACAAGGCAGCTCTCTAGCAATATCACACcgattgtttacaaaatttggaGGACTACAATCACTCAGTGAGCCTTGCGAATTCCATTATGTATTCGATATTCTCATGCTTTTTCTGCTGCAgattttccaactttgttaCAGCCACCAGGAATTTCTAGAGGtgacggtaaaagacctgatggtaTGACTCTAATTCCGTGGAGTCATGGTAAATCTCTTTTATGGGATGTGACAGTGCGTGATACGTTGGCTCCTTCATACATTCGTGAAACTTCTAAAAAAGCACGCTCAGTTGCAGAGAAAGCGGAGAGATTaaagcataatcattatagaaaacttaaagaaaattatttattcacccCGCTTGCTTTTGAATCTTTAGCTTGCATGGGcccagaaacaaagaaatttgtcacGAAATTAGGATCTTTGATGAAAAAAGCATCAGGGGAAAAGCGTTCAACAGATTACTTAttgcaaagaatttcaattgctattcaaagaggaaattcagcatgtattcttggaacgTGGGGAAGGAATAGAGtggacgatttttatttattgtaatttctgttttttgaaaagatcgattttttactggctgtgcaatttgagcagtctttttttcgcttatcttaaaataaaaaaatgcacttatgcaaagcacctagcagggtaatagaggtttttacacgtcaaatagagtagtattttgataccaataataccattagcagccttaatggtaattttgcaatgacattatgaaaaaaaaggtatggaaatattcgcatacttcgattaagagtgatatcgccaaaacttgaaccaatttcaaaacaacggCTCAGCGATTcgggcaagctatagctcgtttgaatcgtctttcaattctgagaaatagggatcttttactttttctgttagtttcccattttcggagtgaacacgtgaaagtaatagcatgtcaattggtcgtgaaaacagtttttcggtgatagctcgagatataaatctttctaaaatgtgaaatgttgtaggaatataggcctctggcagaccttcaaaacgagtataatcatcggtaagtacagccacccgttctggacttatgactcaaaaaatggtgaatgtttggacagtgctgctggcttgcaacagaacttttccgcggaactgactatagggtgttgtagctggacttaccctctttcgttccacgtataatacaccccagaaaaattgtgttgcgaGCCACAAAGTTAGTCGAAGTAAAATGCCGCTCCagtagacccatatttttcagtgttttcaacttgtttttggtcttcaaacaggctggagagatgggaatgaaataaactaaatcaaaattacatgtttaGCTCGAAATAGTTTTGAACCGAGCGATCATGGGCCTTGAAGatgttgctttcctcctacttcgtagtagctggaaaacatcatttatttgacttcataaaaatatcaggAACTCAATTGCTTTCACCGAATATGGGCTTATTGTAAAGCAGAGGTGCGCATCGTTCatttacagtcaataaatggtccACCAAGATGTAATTTGTACTTCACAAGAGGTCACAACCGTTCCCAGCtatggaaaatgtgtaaaaaatcCAGTACTGGGCAATAAAGGTCAGACACATTTCTTTGGAAtattcagaatttgaattcccaataattaattaatttattttttatgccaattCAACAGCCTATGACAGCCAATAACAGAATCAAGCAATTCCATCACATATTTATGCTTATTAACTTTAACATTGAATGAGTTACACGTCgtattgaaaatgtattgaagAGATCATTATGATTACACTGCATCCtgacaaagcacctagcagggtaatgaaaaaaatagagtactactttaatcgaagtttgcgaatatttccataccttttttttcttaatgtcattgcaaaattaccattagggctgctaatggtattattggtatcaaaatactactctatttgatgtgtaaaaacctctattaccctgctaggtgctttgattCTGAGGGTGGGTGACTTACTCTCAATGTTAGACGCACATATCGCCGGATAAAAAGTCAGAGCTGCCAGCCTAGTCGAACGAACTGAATTGTACAAAACAACGTCCGCCGAATCCAACGAAGCTGTGAACCGATGATTAACCACTTTGTAGATAATAAGCACTGAGTGCTCGAGCGAGCTTGACGATTCGTATACAAATTTAGGCTAGGGACGTCGAAAAATAGCAAACACTTTTCTATTACATCTCTGAGCTGAGAACTTTATTCCCACAAATGTGCCCTGTTTAATTATACGTTCGGTGAATAGTTTATTCTTTGACTACTTCTCCgtccatttttattgtttagtGTTTTTTATAACGTTGAACAAGCTGTAAGACGACTTCaaaatctgcaataaaaatgctACGATGACTAAGTTGACACACCAATGAGGACCAACACCTACCCTAGTGAATGTTTCCAAAGTCAGCGGATACAATTTACCGATTAGCATCTCCTGTGATCGCTTCAAATATTCACCAAAAACGATAAGGCATTTCTGGGTCGAATGTGCTTGTTCGACCCACTCCGATTCAAACAAACTGTAGCTAAGACCGCTACTTGACAACATAATCTCATTCCCCAGGTACGTTATCATAAACAACTCAGCGATGTTGTAGAAAAACGTATAGAAATGAATTATGCGTTCCAAAGTGTTTACACTAACATCCTggaaattatacgaaaattttaacgatttcAAAGTTATTCCGATTGGTGTTGGTCATACGAATGCCAagcaataaattgaacaaCAAATGCAGAGGCCACTGGTGGCGAACTGCAGTAGAAACAATCTTGATAAAAATGATTCCACTTCGCAGATTaatcttaaaaaattaaaacaaagttCCACAGGTGACCCACAGTATTTGACATACAGAGACATATACCCCCGTAAATGAAAGTGAGCTTCAATCGCAGCCACTAAGTCCTGGTAAAAAATGGTCGGTTGTTCCTTCCGCGTCATTTTGATGTTACCGCCACTTGTGATTCGTCCCATGTTTCTTATTTCTCTTCCCAAAATTGTATATCTTAAAGAACACTGCAGCAATAAATACCAAATTATAACGGAATACGCCATCGACAGAAATGTTACAATATTTTCGCTAGTGAAGAAAATGTACGTCACCCAAAATCCAATTTCACTATTTTCCCAATCCAATGGGAACGCAAATTCCATAACAAAACTGTTCTTTTTTCcaataaaagggaaaattgagCATCCCAATGAACCAACCATAGCTGCACATCCGTACACATTCACAAATTTAATGAACTTTTCCACTTTGTCATTGAAAAATGCGAAATCTTTGTCATTTCGTATTGAGAAAACACAGACTCGATCTAGCAATTCCATAATTGACCTCTGTTTCCAGAGCAACATCCAAATTTTGGTCGTCATAACTATAATAATAAACGATCCTTCCGCTAAGAAAATGCTTTCGTCTACGgtttcttttgtaattgcTCCAATCGCAAACGAAATGTTAAATAACAGGTAGTAGATGCAATAGAATGACTTTTGTCCGAGTTGAATCGCTGTTGGCTTATCTTCGCCATGCCAAAAACCGAAACGATAAAAGAGAGAAATCATTCGAAAGATTACTTTATGAATTCTTGCGGAATGCATCCTTCAATTTATGAACGTTTCGGGTTGATGATGGAATATTGAAACGGTTCAATCGTTGTTTCTATGTTTTCGATGCAACAGCAATAATAACTAACTGTTGCTGCTGTAGGTAAATTAGAATAAATTATACATATATATCGATCAACTCCAACGACAGAGGctattcacaaattacgtTTTCATGCTTGCTAAGAGAGAGACGAGAGAGACTTCGGCTCGGGTTATAAACTTTCCactggcaaaaaaaaaatcggaagcAGGTACAAGATGTACTATTTGGACTTCAgtccttgtgacgtaaatgACTATTCTCTCACGTGAACATTAGGCgggaaaacacacgagcaattttgcgttgatggaaacgacaattatgctgcgtttttcATTGTAATTCGATATTCCAATGGAAAACGGTCGTTAagcctgtggtgaatatcgatgaattacaatggaaaacacagcataattgtcgtttccatcaacgcaaaattgcccGTGTGTTTTCGGCTTAGAGAAACACAAACAgaagattcttttttttatttttgttctgaagttttcgatttttacgGACGTATTTAGTGGACTTCCCCACATTTTGTCATCATTTACAGAACAAATTACTTTGAAtataatgaaacaaaattgatttgaattaaaacgaacgaacgaaacTAATATTCCCgtatttttagaaattgtaagTAGCTAGGTACTGAAATAACAGGTTAAGTCGCATATGAACGAGGAAcggaaatttgtaaatttcattgaggatttttaaaaaagaaaacaattttaagaGGATTTTCTTCGCTGGACTTTCAAGGATTTCCATCGGTTGTtaaggattttatttttacatttttacatatttccaaggattttctAATATTCAAACATTTGCAAACGAATACAGCCGTCCGTCATCCAAATTTTAACGGTTCAGTggaaaatttcccaaaaaaaagtttagaacACAGGAAAGTCCGTTGTGATGCCACTAGATGCCACTGTTtttgtgatcaactcagatcGGTgccttaacctgttctttcagaacctaatAGGTAGAAGGCGAGCAAATGATTTTCTCGTAAGGAGGAATTAAGGAATTGCACTTAACGAAGAAAGTAGACCATTTGAATTCAACCAGAGTTCCTCAAAAcacaacaatgaaaatattgaaatttgtcATCGTTGTTGAGCAAACTTGCAACTTGTTGTACGGCGGATTTTAACGCCTCACAGTATACTTCAAGCAAttcaaattctttaaaaaaatgttgcttAAAAAACTGGTTTTGTCCCACCAATCAACCCTTTTCCGGTACATAGTTAATAAACACCGGAATGTGGGTGTGAATATTCCATTGAAATTGTAAACACTCACATCGGGAGATATACTTAAAaacgatacaaaaaattcaaatgatttcGGATTCCGGGTGTTAAATGACATATCagtttcaattgaaatgaaatcgaatttttgatATTCCTAATTCGGTATGCTTTCATTCAACTTCGCAACTCATTGCTAACGGCGACAAATCATTGGCAAGCAAAAGACGACTTTTGAATTGCTTCTAAATGTTGTGTTTCCTTTAATAATATTCCACTTTAAATAACCATTCTGCCATACGGATAGAAGACTAATGCGGTTACATAAGTTAAAAATCAGACACACGAATATTTCAGTTTCTATTCAGCCAAACGATGGCTTTCATCAGAAAGTATGCCAATCCTATGCAGTAAACTATTTTCTCCCTTTGCTGTCGCTGAATGTTATCCACTTCAACGGCCAGTACACGTCTGTTCAATTTGGCGACTTGTCGTCGAAGGTGCATCACTTCTTCGGATGGCGACAGCTGTTCGCCACTGGGACCAAGTGGGGGTGTTGCTTCTCGGCtgaaattgaagtaatagGTAATTTAGACAGGCAATTCAATTGGCTGCATTTGGACAACCGTTTGAGGAATAGGAAAGTAGTGAAGGGGACATTAGAAGCTTTTCTCTGTTTGCAAAGTCAAAatcgtgaaaaaaaaatttaatcgtCTTAGACACAGTGTGTAAGCTGTAAAGCTTCCTGGCATTACAATTCTCCGcgaaaaatttcatgaaatcaGTCGCCACTTAATTCCGCGATTTTACAACCATTTCGATAAGGCGAGATAGCCGACGTGAATGGCTAATGCGTTATGCCTCCTATAAACATACCAATCGTATACGCACCTTTGATTCAAAAAGTCGTTGTTGAATCTCGGCTTAGCAAGTCTCAGTCTATGATCGTCGGATGATGGAGATTGTACCTCATGATCGCGTTTCATTTCATCTACTGGACTGTACTGTGGCTCATCTGAAGCTGAGGGAAAATGATGTTCCGACAATGTAATTACTCGTGGTGGTGTTGAAACACGCACATGCGATGGATCGGGAGGTAGAATGGAATTGTCTAGCACAATTTCGCGGGGCGCTGATCGGGTGCCTTCAATTGAATATGGAGTGCGATGACACAATTGATTGTGGTAACTTGGTCGAAATGGATTTTACCTAAATGTTGATCCTGTCCCATGACGACTATCCTGTCCGGAACGGTCATGTCGATTTTGTCTTGATAATTGTAATGGTTCGAACCACCATTGCTGTAGGGAAAATGATCCAAATCATCGTAATATTCTCCAGTTGCGCGAATTCGTTTCGGTACACGCATTTGTTCGCTTATATCTTGGGTGTAGTgacttttttggaaaattggatCTTCCTCGTAACCGTTACCGAATCCCGGACTACCTGAACGTGccatttttagtttttgcaaaaaataaaacgagaGAAACCAACAACCGATGaacgaatttctttttctctatATTTTCTTTGGCAATGACAGATTCGATTCGTATTTGTGTCGTGCAAAATGTCCTATGTAAGAGGACATAAATAATATGAATTATCGCGATGCACTTCAGTTGCAACTGATATTGGTTGCTGGAATGCAATGATATATTACTTGTCGAATAAAGTGGCTTTAATCGAATAGAATTGGTAcaatattcaatttactttgTACGTAACATATTACATCAGTTAAATTCTTGTGTGGAGTATCGTTTTGTGACAAACGGTGACAGACGATTGCACACCGAATTGACAGATGTCGCTTTCTTTTGCGAAACGCACCCGAGCAGCCGCGAACCGTATTCGAAACGGTTTACATGCAAATGGTCGCTGGAGCGCCAGTGTTTAAAGTTAGACTACTCTTTCGCAAAGTGAATCAAAGCCTAcatcatattttcataaataaataaataaagtcgATGAGCTCTGAATCTCGATAAATTTGCTTGTGTAAAAAGAGTATAAAATAGGTAAGGCCAATCGGTTGATTTACAGGGATCGTCAGTGAAGTTTAGACACAGGTctgattcagctgttttcagCTTTACTAACCGTCTACTGTATCATGAACGCATTCTGGTTCGACTATTCATGTCTTTATCTTCATTGTTATGCAGCAAAATACATAGTACAAtcatgaagtacaagattttgtataatttcgttgaaaaaacTTGGATGAACGGTATGTCGTCTGTAACAgttcaaagaattttgttgagcCGAAAATCTGTGCTGCCTCTTTGTTCGGGAAAAATCTTCAACATGGGCAAATATTACAAATCTAAGTGATAAAAACTAGACGATAAAATATCTTAACCCCAGGGGGAAACTACTTTGAAAAACGCTGCACCATAACTTTGTGACTTTGTATGGAGCTTTGACCTTGATtttaccaaggttctgaaagaactttggattttacatgtacTTGTATATTGACTTCTCTGTGTCTCGTACCATGACTTTTCGGAGCAAATTTCCCCTCGTCTGAACCACTTACAGAAAGCACAGAAAGCGTCACCTAcaacgatatcagttgttttgcaAGTAtacacaaggacttgcgtaACTTTCTACTCTTTTAAGAGTTCTTGACCGATCTATACTACGCCGTAGGTGAAATATTCGATATGTACATGATCGCAAAACCTCttcaatttgttaaattgcAACAGGTACAGCATGTTTGTAGTTCTGGGATGCCTAGCAATGTTTTAAAGATATACTATGTTCACTCTGCATCTCTACACCATGTCCCTACAAAGAGGCTTCCCGACTAAGagcaaaatataaagaaaaatgtgtcTTTTCAGAAAGGATACCTCGGAATCGATCGGTTATGGGCTAGAAATGTCCCCCAGACACGTTACttataaaaaactattttggacgagaatttggttcaaatttacTCTTTTATTCCAGCCGTAAaggtcaactttttttcaaatggtcCGCGAATCCTGCAGCACACAACTTCTGAGGTCAAATTTTGGTATGTTATGGTGGTTATGTGGACCATAATATGTGGTTGGCCCCTCAGAACAATGATGTTGCAGAGATACAGCACTctttgaaagttgaccatactttgatcgatggctTGCCATGGGTGGTGCAGACGTCAGAGTGGGCTCAAACTGTCGGCCGTGGATAGGCCAACAATCCtacaaagttttaactttttgggTTGCTCCTTCCTCAAGATATTgctaaaaatgtgttttcaccAACCCTTGACATTATATGACATGTACACACATTACacccaaacttttttttttgtaaaaaatggcagacacccattcgctagaattgaacgaccaatcgaatgagctataactcaataatatcggagatagcttgtttcaaaaattgaaaatttagctGACGAATTGGCGAATTAATGACTCTTAATGCATGGTGCCAAATGCTTAACATTGGGTCAAGTTAGCCTGCAAATATTAGATGGTCAGCACATTTTCATCTGATATGATGTGATAGTTATCAGGCTCGTTATCAGGTTGACTTGGAAATTTTTAATCGTCGTCTTTTTGGCAGAGGACATCAGCCGACACAAATTCTGTtacatcaaaaattattttaaaattgccTTCAggtgaaaatttttagttcaGGACAAAACAAATTTCCGTATCTCAGGTCACTTCTGTTGTAAGAATTAGTTTAAAGTTACAAAGTTCAGACATTTCGGAGCTAATGGATAGAAATTgtttgatgagaaaaactcGTAGGACGTTTCAGCTTGTGTAATGATCTACTCCCAAAAGAAAAACTCCAACTTCACATCACATTACATCATAAAATtgagtttatttttgattatctaaaaattgttacagtttttctactttacaattttttcagtttaacATTTATTGTACAGTTACTTACTAGGCATTATATATCGAAAGACAACCATCTCATGTTCAATCTAACTTTGAATCACATAAAGGAATGAAATGTTTCCCATATTATGTTacaattacaattaatttaaactaAAAGAACATCAACACAACGAGTATACAAAACTATAAGGGTTTtctcaatgaaagtataaaccaggtatagtctattcatacaaaccgaaggacatagcgatttcatataatcAAACTCATCtttcatgagaggtgagtttctttacatgaaatcgctatgtcctccgctccatacaaagtttaaCATTCGACCACACCTTGCGTTGACTTTCATTGGGTTTTCTTACCCATATTGAATGTTAGTATACGTTAATTGAATAGAATAGAATTGACTAGTACGTGTACGTTCCAGGTTGTTAATCACTAATGAGATTTAATGTTTTACTGTAACGTGGAGGCAACAATAGCAcacattacttaccaatggagcaaatgatgaaaattgttctttttgtgtgaggcgtagccgaggtcggtaaacacacaaCGAGTaccattttcttcattttcaccattggtaagtaatgtgTGCTATtactcaaaaacgtgaggtaaagtttcgCCTCCGTGAAGTAACGTTTTTgagttaaaataattttcttaatcAAATATTACAGTTGGTTTGTGCAGTGTATTATGTTGGTTATTATAACTTGGATCTGTTGAGTCGTTTCTATGCTGGCCTAGCTAAAACTCATTTATTAGATTCGTAGAGTAAAACCGTTGATCTTGCAGGAGTGATCCTAAATTTAATAAGATTGAGAGGTAGAATTGAGATCCTCAGATACGTTAATTGCTAAGCCGGTTACATTTTGTGGTGGCACATACgtttaacatttaacatttGACTAAGTTATGTGCCAGTTTTTCTGCTCCTAAAACATTGAGTGAGAATTGAAATTCCCTAAAAATTAGACAGTTTGGCATTATGGCAACACAAGGTAAGTGAACTAACATAATCACGGAAAAAAATTACCGACGCAACGTTACAAATATCGAAGCCAAGACAAGACTCAATTCGGATTGAGAAGACCTTTCACATGGAAGATGTTTTTACTTTGTACGTCTGTCCGAATTTGATGTTCCGcttgaaaggaaa
Encoded here:
- the LOC119076866 gene encoding transport and Golgi organization protein 11; protein product: MARSGSPGFGNGYEEDPIFQKSHYTQDISEQMRVPKRIRATGEYYDDLDHFPYSNGGSNHYNYQDKIDMTVPDRIVVMGQDQHLGTRSAPREIVLDNSILPPDPSHVRVSTPPRVITLSEHHFPSASDEPQYSPVDEMKRDHEVQSPSSDDHRLRLAKPRFNNDFLNQSREATPPLGPSGEQLSPSEEVMHLRRQVAKLNRRVLAVEVDNIQRQQREKIVYCIGLAYFLMKAIVWLNRN
- the LOC119076842 gene encoding putative odorant receptor 71a; the protein is MHSARIHKVIFRMISLFYRFGFWHGEDKPTAIQLGQKSFYCIYYLLFNISFAIGAITKETVDESIFLAEGSFIIIVMTTKIWMLLWKQRSIMELLDRVCVFSIRNDKDFAFFNDKVEKFIKFVNVYGCAAMVGSLGCSIFPFIGKKNSFVMEFAFPLDWENSEIGFWVTYIFFTSENIVTFLSMAYSVIIWYLLLQCSLRYTILGREIRNMGRITSGGNIKMTRKEQPTIFYQDLVAAIEAHFHLRGLICEVESFLSRLFLLQFATSGLCICCSIYCLAFDVSVNTLERIIHFYTFFYNIAELFMITYLGNEIMLSSSGLSYSLFESEWVEQAHSTQKCLIVFGEYLKRSQEMLIGKLYPLTLETFTRILKSSYSLFNVIKNTKQ